A genomic segment from Propionibacteriaceae bacterium ZF39 encodes:
- a CDS encoding aldolase/citrate lyase family protein codes for MGDLTVGDSPVDEVRCRVHRAWGEGRSARGAFLFTRLDPVVLESIACLFDYVVIDMQHGLMDHQQMINAIRALQPGRAMAIVRVPTLDKGLIGRALDAGAMGIIVPGVETSEQAAAAVTACRYVPGGERSYGPIGAMVRYGLDYANTANERVLVIPMIETKLGLENAEEICSTPGVDAIYIGPFDLSISLGGEPTSEAVDHLKPQLQHLADVASKHGIIAGIHGTTSPWQGYHVMGFRLITVVTDFDVLTYGFRKAAGVELGETGY; via the coding sequence GTGGGTGACCTGACTGTGGGTGACTCGCCCGTGGATGAGGTGCGTTGTCGGGTGCACCGGGCCTGGGGCGAGGGCCGATCGGCCCGGGGAGCCTTCCTGTTCACGCGGCTCGATCCTGTCGTCCTCGAGTCGATCGCGTGCCTGTTCGACTATGTCGTGATCGATATGCAGCACGGCCTGATGGATCACCAACAGATGATCAATGCCATCCGGGCGCTGCAGCCCGGGCGGGCGATGGCCATTGTGCGCGTCCCGACGCTCGACAAGGGCCTCATCGGTCGGGCCCTCGACGCGGGGGCCATGGGCATCATCGTGCCGGGGGTCGAGACCTCCGAGCAGGCCGCTGCCGCCGTGACCGCGTGTCGCTATGTGCCGGGCGGTGAACGCTCCTATGGCCCCATCGGCGCGATGGTCCGTTATGGGCTCGACTACGCCAACACGGCCAACGAGCGCGTGCTGGTCATCCCGATGATCGAGACCAAGCTGGGCCTCGAGAACGCGGAGGAGATCTGCAGCACCCCCGGGGTGGATGCGATCTATATCGGCCCGTTCGACCTGTCCATCAGCCTCGGTGGCGAGCCGACCAGCGAGGCAGTGGACCATCTGAAGCCCCAGTTGCAGCATCTCGCCGACGTGGCGAGCAAACACGGCATCATCGCCGGCATCCACGGCACCACCTCGCCGTGGCAGGGCTATCACGTCATGGGATTCCGGCTCATCACCGTCGTGACCGACTTCGACGTGCTCACCTACGGCTTCCGCAAGGCCGCCGGCGTGGAGCTGGGCGAGACGGGCTACTGA
- a CDS encoding PfkB family carbohydrate kinase: MTPRVVAAGLVTLDVVQAVAALPRSNHKQVATGLEVDFGGPAANAAGVAAGLGVRAELVAAIGTGPVARAVSTYLRAAGVEAIDLAPSVDRAFGVSTVLVEPSGERSVVSTNAREVPLELAVGVRRLAGADALLVDGHRMDLCLAMAQAAREAGVPVILDGGSWKPGTDQLVRFVDVAVVSADFHPPVSSVAELMRGAGVFAFGQSRGDEAWELEVAGVRSRIDVPRVDVVDTLGAGDVLHGALLAAVARLGIARGDLSGRAAEVVAAARYASRVASLSCAASGARGWLARDLPSWATQPA, from the coding sequence ATGACGCCCCGCGTGGTTGCCGCCGGCCTGGTCACCCTGGATGTGGTCCAGGCCGTCGCTGCGCTGCCCCGGAGCAACCACAAGCAGGTCGCGACCGGTCTCGAGGTCGATTTCGGTGGGCCCGCGGCCAATGCGGCCGGGGTCGCGGCGGGGCTGGGCGTACGCGCCGAACTCGTCGCCGCCATCGGCACCGGCCCGGTGGCCCGGGCCGTGTCCACCTATCTGCGTGCCGCCGGCGTCGAGGCGATCGACCTCGCGCCGAGCGTGGATCGTGCGTTCGGTGTCTCGACCGTGCTGGTGGAGCCCTCGGGTGAGCGGTCGGTCGTGTCGACCAACGCGCGGGAGGTGCCCCTCGAGCTCGCTGTGGGGGTACGCCGGCTCGCCGGTGCCGACGCCCTCCTGGTCGATGGTCACCGGATGGACCTGTGCCTGGCGATGGCGCAGGCTGCCCGGGAGGCCGGCGTACCCGTCATCCTCGACGGCGGTTCCTGGAAGCCCGGCACGGACCAACTCGTGCGGTTCGTCGATGTGGCCGTGGTCTCCGCCGACTTCCATCCGCCCGTGAGCTCGGTGGCCGAGCTCATGCGAGGCGCGGGGGTGTTCGCGTTCGGTCAGTCCCGCGGGGACGAGGCGTGGGAGCTCGAGGTCGCGGGCGTACGCTCCCGCATCGACGTCCCTCGCGTCGACGTGGTCGACACGCTCGGAGCCGGGGACGTGTTGCACGGCGCTCTCCTCGCCGCCGTCGCGAGGCTTGGGATCGCACGTGGAGACCTGTCCGGACGTGCGGCCGAGGTAGTGGCCGCAGCACGGTATGCGTCGCGGGTCGCGTCCTTGTCCTGTGCTGCATCCGGGGCGCGGGGCTGGTTGGCGCGTGACCTGCCGAGCTGGGCGACTCAGCCCGCGTGA
- a CDS encoding cupin domain-containing protein — MMRDRPRTATALGWLTDLEPREFAEQCWGRSPHLATAARRGGAEPVPGFPSVALSPPGAAPGTELFSLAAAEELITRRGLRTPFLRMVRDGQTLPKARFTSGGGVGATITDQIDDAAVAELFRDGTTAVLQGLHRTWAPITDFSHALAGELGHPVQANAYVTPSASQGFSAHYDVHDVFVLQVHGSKEWTIHPPVRPHPLRDEPWGERAEEVRRAAEAEPLLRVTLEPGDCLYLPRGFIHSARALGGTTVHLTLGVHTWTNHHVATALGESALAMLADQEWVRESLGPTATVGETAAVQSDLDRVREALIEAVRRVPDDELAAVLAARARDSMRAEPVAVFADEPAGGRP; from the coding sequence ATGATGCGGGACCGTCCCCGAACGGCGACGGCTCTGGGGTGGCTGACCGACCTGGAGCCCCGGGAGTTCGCCGAGCAGTGCTGGGGACGGTCCCCGCATCTGGCCACGGCCGCCCGACGGGGTGGCGCCGAACCGGTGCCCGGATTCCCCAGCGTGGCGTTGTCGCCGCCGGGTGCCGCACCCGGAACCGAGTTGTTCTCCCTGGCCGCAGCGGAGGAACTGATCACGCGCCGGGGCCTGCGTACCCCCTTCCTCCGCATGGTCCGCGACGGACAGACCCTCCCCAAGGCGCGCTTCACTTCCGGCGGCGGTGTGGGTGCGACGATCACCGACCAGATCGACGATGCCGCAGTGGCCGAACTTTTCCGGGACGGCACGACCGCCGTCCTGCAGGGACTCCACCGCACGTGGGCGCCGATCACTGACTTCTCGCACGCCCTGGCCGGCGAGCTGGGCCACCCGGTGCAGGCCAATGCCTATGTCACACCGTCGGCGAGCCAGGGCTTCTCGGCGCACTACGACGTGCATGACGTGTTCGTCCTCCAGGTCCACGGCTCGAAGGAGTGGACGATCCACCCGCCGGTCCGGCCGCATCCGCTGCGGGATGAGCCGTGGGGAGAGCGGGCGGAGGAGGTACGCCGGGCGGCGGAGGCCGAACCCCTGTTGCGGGTGACCCTCGAACCGGGGGACTGCCTCTATCTGCCCCGCGGGTTCATCCACTCGGCCCGGGCCCTCGGCGGCACGACCGTGCACCTCACGCTCGGGGTCCACACCTGGACCAACCACCACGTCGCCACGGCGCTCGGCGAGTCGGCCCTCGCCATGCTTGCCGATCAGGAGTGGGTGCGGGAGTCGTTGGGGCCCACGGCTACGGTGGGGGAGACGGCTGCGGTGCAGTCCGACCTCGACCGGGTCCGGGAGGCTCTGATCGAGGCCGTCCGGCGGGTGCCTGACGATGAACTGGCGGCGGTCCTCGCCGCTCGGGCGCGGGACAGCATGCGCGCCGAGCCCGTCGCAGTGTTCGCCGATGAGCCAGCAGGAGGACGGCCGTGA
- a CDS encoding sucrase ferredoxin: MTDETQDSLAEGDRHAFRCSDDARSRGDRSAGTAPPARNWFLVEQDGGWAATAWAGLDVADDAKEQLEELLEDAEARLMLIRRPGRNTDEAASGRRWCVIQKQATGAPRVVWGVAATDSDLVSAAGLFADPEAAVERIADPNEGLPGPRLLLVCTHGRKDVCCAVRGRPVAARAAELWPTAVWECTHTGGDRFAGNLIVLPEGACYGGLDPDDVEGIVTAHVDGRIDPAHLRGPSGHRPPVQAAMVAAYARFAPLAFDAVTPVGHTGGADRWEVTLEVRGTGRVVVEGHTEVSEPEFLTCKAGVRKVMHLPIVDHVMITDGTPI; encoded by the coding sequence GTGACCGACGAGACCCAGGACAGCTTGGCCGAAGGAGATCGGCACGCGTTCCGCTGTTCGGACGATGCGCGCAGTCGCGGTGACCGCTCGGCCGGCACGGCGCCGCCGGCCCGCAACTGGTTCCTCGTCGAGCAGGACGGCGGCTGGGCCGCCACCGCCTGGGCGGGGCTCGACGTGGCCGACGATGCCAAGGAACAACTCGAAGAACTTCTCGAGGACGCCGAGGCCCGCCTCATGCTGATCCGCAGGCCCGGCCGGAACACCGACGAAGCCGCGTCCGGACGCCGCTGGTGCGTCATCCAGAAGCAAGCCACCGGCGCACCCCGCGTGGTGTGGGGCGTCGCTGCCACTGACTCCGACCTCGTCTCTGCCGCCGGCCTCTTCGCCGATCCCGAGGCCGCCGTCGAGCGCATCGCCGACCCGAACGAAGGACTCCCCGGTCCCCGGCTCCTCCTGGTCTGCACCCACGGTCGCAAGGACGTGTGCTGCGCGGTCCGCGGGCGCCCGGTGGCGGCCCGCGCCGCCGAGCTCTGGCCGACCGCCGTCTGGGAATGCACCCACACCGGCGGCGACCGGTTTGCCGGCAACCTGATCGTGCTCCCCGAGGGCGCGTGTTATGGCGGCCTGGATCCCGATGATGTCGAGGGCATCGTGACCGCCCATGTCGACGGCCGGATCGATCCGGCCCACCTGCGTGGGCCCTCCGGTCATCGGCCACCGGTCCAGGCGGCGATGGTGGCGGCGTACGCCCGGTTCGCCCCGCTCGCCTTCGATGCGGTCACGCCGGTGGGTCATACCGGCGGCGCCGATCGCTGGGAGGTGACCCTCGAGGTGCGCGGCACCGGCCGGGTTGTCGTCGAGGGGCACACCGAGGTCTCCGAGCCGGAATTCCTCACCTGCAAGGCCGGCGTACGCAAGGTCATGCACCTTCCGATCGTCGATCACGTCATGATCACCGACGGAACGCCGATCTGA
- a CDS encoding acyltransferase family protein, whose protein sequence is MIGKEWVLTEATTPTATTPPAAPIRKMPHREDIHGLRGLGIVLVVAYHLWTNGRVSGGVDVFLIISAYLMTASMVRKGRAFRLITFLIQRFRRLVPQAAIVIAATLAVGWFFLPPSRQPVLLQHAQSSLFYVENWALIEQTINYTAVDPGRVSPFQHFWSLSVQGQVFVIWPLVFLLGVFVAAALKARLRIVLAVLFGGVTVASFAYAQWALHVDRSAAYFDTWARFWEFSLAGLLALVPRMTMPRRVAIPLGWAGLGAVLATGFLVGRDPFPGPATLFPALGAAAVMVADLHSTDRRDAAYWLSRRPVTFIANRAYALYLWHWPVYAYWMSLTEGHSDRLSVGGSVIVIGVSLILADLSTRLVERRFHRMEVLASKRGALSAIAVFVIIVVGLVEGMTRVLDSDVARTQAGNNPGARVLTPGATPEQASATPTSPSTTPVRGVAPGDSVIGGDWPHPAARCEGLDPMPPEFPTGNCYEVRPEGEPTRTVVLVGDSHSWQWSTVLVPMAVERGWHLIMPNHPRCRVTLENPWSDATCLEYSRAVVDYIVATRPDQVVTIGSRAQAVGPELEVETYAEAIRPVSDAGITVVNIRDNPRWTFAMPECVQRWGVNSPRCTAPLADKLGDAWPPPALAEQPNVRFLDFTDQICPSGLEGNCPGVIGNVYVYMDDNHLSRTYVLSLQDVFAERWDQVVG, encoded by the coding sequence ATGATCGGAAAGGAGTGGGTCCTGACGGAAGCCACCACCCCCACGGCCACCACACCCCCGGCCGCACCCATCAGGAAGATGCCCCATCGCGAGGACATTCACGGTCTGCGCGGCCTGGGCATCGTCCTGGTCGTTGCCTACCATTTGTGGACCAACGGGCGGGTTTCGGGCGGTGTGGATGTCTTCCTGATCATCTCGGCCTATCTGATGACGGCCTCGATGGTCCGCAAGGGTCGCGCCTTTCGACTGATCACCTTCCTGATCCAGCGCTTCCGCCGCCTGGTGCCGCAGGCGGCCATCGTGATTGCCGCCACCCTGGCCGTCGGCTGGTTCTTCCTCCCACCGTCGCGACAGCCGGTGCTGCTGCAGCATGCCCAGAGTTCGCTCTTCTATGTCGAGAACTGGGCGTTGATCGAGCAGACGATCAACTACACGGCGGTCGATCCCGGCCGGGTCAGCCCGTTCCAGCACTTCTGGTCGTTGTCGGTGCAGGGTCAGGTCTTCGTCATCTGGCCGCTGGTCTTCCTGCTCGGGGTGTTCGTCGCGGCGGCGCTGAAGGCGCGGTTGCGGATCGTCCTGGCGGTGCTGTTCGGCGGCGTGACCGTCGCGTCGTTCGCGTACGCCCAATGGGCGCTCCATGTCGACCGGAGCGCGGCCTACTTCGACACGTGGGCCCGGTTCTGGGAATTCTCGCTGGCCGGTCTCCTGGCCCTCGTCCCGCGGATGACCATGCCGCGGCGGGTTGCGATCCCCCTCGGCTGGGCCGGTCTGGGAGCGGTGCTCGCCACCGGCTTCCTTGTCGGCCGCGACCCGTTCCCAGGCCCCGCGACCCTGTTTCCGGCGCTCGGTGCCGCAGCGGTGATGGTGGCGGATCTGCATTCGACCGATCGGCGCGATGCGGCGTACTGGCTCTCGCGCCGGCCCGTGACGTTCATCGCCAACCGGGCGTACGCGCTGTATCTCTGGCACTGGCCCGTCTATGCCTATTGGATGTCGCTCACCGAGGGCCACAGTGATCGCCTGAGCGTCGGCGGGAGCGTGATCGTCATTGGGGTGTCGCTCATCCTGGCCGACCTCAGCACCCGGTTGGTCGAGCGGCGGTTCCATCGCATGGAGGTGCTGGCCTCCAAGCGCGGAGCGCTGTCGGCGATCGCCGTGTTCGTGATCATCGTGGTCGGGCTGGTGGAGGGCATGACTCGCGTACTCGATTCCGATGTCGCCCGCACCCAGGCCGGCAACAATCCCGGCGCTCGGGTTTTGACTCCTGGGGCGACACCGGAGCAGGCCTCCGCAACGCCGACGTCACCCTCGACGACGCCTGTCCGGGGGGTCGCCCCGGGCGATTCCGTGATCGGTGGCGACTGGCCTCATCCGGCTGCGCGGTGTGAGGGCCTGGATCCCATGCCGCCGGAGTTCCCGACGGGGAATTGTTATGAGGTACGCCCCGAGGGCGAGCCCACGCGGACCGTGGTGCTGGTCGGTGACTCCCACAGCTGGCAGTGGTCGACGGTTCTGGTGCCGATGGCCGTCGAGCGCGGCTGGCACCTGATCATGCCCAACCATCCGCGCTGCCGTGTCACGCTCGAGAATCCGTGGAGCGACGCCACCTGTCTCGAATACAGCCGGGCGGTCGTGGACTACATCGTGGCGACGAGGCCGGATCAGGTCGTCACCATCGGGAGCCGCGCCCAGGCCGTGGGCCCGGAACTCGAGGTGGAAACCTATGCCGAGGCCATTCGTCCGGTCTCCGATGCCGGCATCACCGTCGTGAACATCCGTGACAATCCGCGCTGGACGTTTGCCATGCCCGAGTGCGTGCAGCGCTGGGGGGTCAACAGTCCACGGTGCACTGCACCGCTGGCCGACAAGCTGGGGGACGCCTGGCCACCGCCCGCGTTGGCCGAGCAGCCGAACGTGCGCTTCCTCGACTTCACTGATCAGATCTGCCCGAGCGGCCTCGAGGGGAACTGTCCCGGGGTGATCGGCAATGTCTATGTCTATATGGATGACAACCATCTGTCGCGCACGTATGTGTTGTCCCTCCAGGACGTCTTCGCCGAGCGCTGGGATCAGGTGGTGGGCTGA
- a CDS encoding CHAP domain-containing protein, with product MAMWGASLEDLNKLSTALGASAATLQNDVHNALRPQIENCPWSGPDAERFRQDWAGTLAPALLKAVRALEDAASHVLKQMQEQEQASSAEGGSPSGATAGPALQNAAGGLQNAAGGLQGGSNGSGTISPGNGGAPGSISVGTPAAPAGSAAPAGSGAPAGSGAPAGSGQVAAAGAFVSQWQGKIIDADGSYGAQCFDVFRQYNRDVVGAPDSVASGRYSDKAADIYLQYESNEAAKYYDRIPKGSGDPQPGDIVVFGTGMGHGYGHVGLVAEAGGGKVGVLEQNYLVYQGKNWNNPTDPAKVNPYDLGNPNILGYLRPKQVN from the coding sequence ATGGCCATGTGGGGCGCTTCCCTCGAGGACCTGAACAAGCTGTCCACCGCGCTGGGGGCAAGCGCCGCGACGTTGCAGAACGATGTCCACAACGCCCTCAGGCCCCAGATCGAGAACTGCCCCTGGTCGGGTCCCGACGCCGAGCGGTTCCGGCAGGACTGGGCGGGTACGCTCGCGCCCGCACTCCTCAAAGCGGTCCGGGCCCTCGAGGATGCCGCGAGCCACGTCCTGAAGCAGATGCAGGAACAGGAGCAGGCCAGCAGCGCCGAGGGCGGGAGCCCGAGCGGGGCCACCGCCGGGCCGGCACTGCAGAATGCCGCCGGTGGCCTGCAGAACGCCGCCGGTGGCCTGCAGGGCGGGAGCAATGGATCCGGGACGATCTCCCCGGGCAACGGAGGTGCACCGGGGTCCATCTCCGTCGGCACGCCGGCCGCGCCGGCGGGATCGGCCGCGCCGGCGGGATCGGGCGCACCGGCGGGATCTGGTGCGCCGGCGGGGTCGGGTCAGGTAGCTGCAGCCGGCGCCTTCGTGTCGCAGTGGCAGGGGAAGATCATCGACGCGGACGGAAGCTATGGGGCTCAGTGCTTCGATGTGTTCCGGCAATACAACCGAGACGTGGTCGGGGCCCCCGACTCCGTGGCGAGCGGAAGATACTCCGACAAAGCGGCCGATATCTATCTGCAGTACGAGAGCAACGAAGCCGCCAAATACTACGATCGCATCCCCAAGGGATCCGGAGATCCCCAGCCGGGCGACATCGTCGTGTTCGGAACGGGGATGGGTCATGGTTATGGCCACGTCGGTCTCGTTGCTGAGGCCGGTGGCGGCAAGGTGGGCGTCCTCGAGCAGAACTATCTCGTCTATCAGGGCAAGAACTGGAACAACCCCACTGACCCGGCCAAGGTGAATCCCTATGACCTGGGCAACCCGAACATCCTCGGCTATCTGCGACCCAAGCAGGTGAACTAG
- a CDS encoding DUF222 domain-containing protein: protein MESTGGLGGAIEVVASLVSGALEAPDLGLMTDRGVLELMTAADRAVSLVEAARAVAIREVDRRVAAENEAHCSTAEFLHRGLGHTIQRCRMIVRDAKRRGEYARLTAAEANGAVTGEQGSVIAHGLALMPDDLGAEVLGRCEDTLVGLAGSLDPGELVQAVWRVLEHEAPERADEILAERLEREEKAARKNRGLALSDDGHGTLHIKGRIPIADGEELAAVLNAHAESAWRQQLDHDGEGAELRPRDKKVLLADALMTLVRGHQAHRQAPTHGGDRPRVNVHLNYADLVGGLGDMVMSGGAFISAAEARRLACDCDLIPMVLDSLGIPLDVGRTERLVNPHLRAAVVARDRGCVFPGCDRGPAECEVHHLRPWWAGELVKFSV, encoded by the coding sequence ATGGAGAGCACGGGTGGTCTTGGCGGGGCGATCGAGGTGGTCGCTTCGTTGGTTTCGGGTGCGCTCGAGGCCCCGGATTTGGGGCTTATGACTGACCGGGGCGTGTTGGAGTTGATGACGGCCGCGGATCGGGCGGTGTCGTTGGTGGAGGCCGCCCGGGCCGTGGCGATCCGGGAGGTTGATCGGCGGGTGGCGGCGGAGAACGAGGCGCATTGCTCGACAGCCGAATTCTTGCATCGTGGGCTCGGGCACACGATTCAGCGGTGTCGGATGATCGTGCGGGATGCGAAGCGTCGGGGTGAGTACGCCCGGCTGACCGCGGCGGAAGCCAATGGGGCGGTGACCGGGGAACAGGGCTCGGTGATCGCTCACGGACTCGCGTTGATGCCGGATGATCTCGGGGCCGAGGTGTTGGGTCGGTGTGAGGACACTCTGGTCGGGCTGGCCGGGTCGCTGGATCCGGGTGAGCTGGTGCAGGCGGTGTGGCGGGTGTTGGAGCATGAGGCGCCGGAGCGGGCCGATGAGATTCTCGCGGAGCGGTTGGAGCGGGAGGAGAAGGCGGCCCGGAAGAATCGGGGGTTGGCGTTGTCCGATGACGGTCATGGCACGCTCCACATCAAGGGCCGGATCCCGATCGCCGATGGTGAGGAGTTGGCGGCGGTGTTGAATGCGCATGCCGAGTCGGCGTGGAGGCAGCAGCTCGATCATGACGGTGAGGGTGCGGAGCTGCGCCCGCGGGACAAGAAGGTCCTGCTCGCTGATGCGTTGATGACGTTGGTGCGGGGGCATCAGGCGCATCGGCAGGCCCCGACTCATGGGGGTGATCGGCCGCGGGTGAATGTGCACCTGAACTATGCAGATCTGGTGGGTGGGCTCGGGGACATGGTGATGAGTGGTGGCGCGTTCATCAGCGCGGCGGAGGCCCGTCGGTTGGCGTGTGATTGTGACCTGATTCCGATGGTGCTGGATTCGTTGGGGATTCCGTTGGATGTGGGCCGCACGGAGCGGTTGGTGAACCCGCATCTGCGGGCGGCGGTGGTGGCCCGGGACCGGGGGTGTGTGTTCCCGGGCTGTGACAGGGGGCCGGCTGAATGCGAAGTTCACCACCTCAGGCCCTGGTGGGCCGGTGAGCTTGTCAAGTTTTCTGTGTAA
- a CDS encoding IS256 family transposase, with amino-acid sequence MTMTKEHEDSVEPEARKLRRELFGEELLDQLMASVGERGVALTGEGGFLPEMIKAVLERGLQAELTEHLGYDKGDRAGHGSGNSRNGTSPKTVATEVGDLRLDQPRDRNSTFASALIPKGARRLGGLDEIIISLYAGGMTIRDIQHHLESTLGTELSHETISKITDAVADEVLTWQNRPLESFYPVIYLDALVVKIRDGAHVTNRHAHIAVGVDPDGVKHVLGIWVQANEGAKFWASVCAQLANRGVKDVLIVCCDGLTGFPEAIEATWPLAAVQTCVVHLIRASMRFVSYTDRKPVAAALKPIYTAANEDAALMAFTAFADSTWGKKYPAAVATWENAWDRFIPFLAFGPALRKVIYTTNSIESLNYQLRKVIKNRGHFPNDAAAVKLLWLAIRNIEDKRARERAKEAGVPKGKRKAPGKLVEGATIQGWKAALGELALVYPDRMNQYL; translated from the coding sequence ATGACCATGACGAAAGAGCACGAGGACTCGGTGGAGCCGGAGGCCCGCAAGTTGCGGCGGGAGTTGTTCGGTGAGGAGTTGTTGGATCAGTTGATGGCCTCGGTCGGTGAGCGCGGGGTCGCGTTGACCGGCGAGGGCGGGTTCTTGCCCGAGATGATCAAGGCCGTGCTGGAGCGGGGCCTTCAGGCGGAGCTGACCGAGCATCTCGGCTACGACAAGGGCGACCGGGCCGGACATGGCAGTGGGAACTCCCGGAACGGGACCAGCCCGAAAACGGTCGCGACCGAGGTTGGTGATCTGCGGCTGGACCAGCCGCGGGACCGTAACTCCACGTTCGCCTCGGCGTTGATCCCGAAGGGCGCGCGTCGTCTGGGCGGGCTGGATGAGATCATCATCTCGTTGTATGCCGGCGGGATGACGATCCGCGATATTCAGCATCATCTGGAATCGACCCTGGGCACGGAGTTGTCCCACGAGACGATTTCGAAGATCACCGACGCGGTCGCCGATGAGGTCCTCACCTGGCAGAACCGGCCGCTGGAGTCGTTCTACCCGGTCATCTATCTCGACGCGCTGGTGGTGAAGATCCGTGACGGCGCCCACGTCACCAACCGCCATGCCCATATCGCGGTCGGGGTCGACCCCGACGGGGTCAAACACGTCCTCGGGATCTGGGTCCAGGCGAATGAGGGCGCGAAGTTCTGGGCCTCGGTCTGTGCCCAGCTCGCGAACCGCGGCGTGAAGGACGTGCTGATCGTGTGCTGTGACGGGCTCACCGGCTTCCCCGAGGCGATCGAGGCGACCTGGCCCCTGGCAGCCGTGCAAACGTGTGTGGTGCATCTGATCCGGGCGTCGATGCGGTTCGTGTCCTACACCGACCGCAAGCCCGTCGCGGCCGCGTTGAAGCCGATCTACACCGCCGCGAACGAGGACGCCGCGCTGATGGCGTTCACCGCGTTTGCGGACTCGACCTGGGGCAAGAAATACCCCGCCGCAGTCGCGACCTGGGAGAACGCGTGGGACCGGTTCATCCCGTTCCTGGCGTTCGGCCCCGCACTGCGGAAGGTGATCTACACGACCAACAGCATCGAATCGCTGAACTACCAACTACGGAAAGTGATCAAGAACCGTGGCCATTTCCCCAACGACGCCGCGGCGGTGAAACTGCTCTGGCTGGCGATCCGCAACATCGAAGACAAACGCGCCCGTGAGCGGGCCAAGGAAGCCGGTGTCCCCAAAGGCAAACGCAAAGCACCCGGCAAACTCGTCGAAGGCGCGACCATCCAGGGCTGGAAAGCCGCCCTCGGCGAACTCGCCCTCGTCTACCCCGACCGCATGAACCAATACCTATAA
- a CDS encoding DUF5302 family protein, protein MSDDKANEAPDAVDPKEAPDAVDPKEAMRQALERKKQGAHGPGGHGDHHRNGGGKAHGPAAGRREFRRKAGG, encoded by the coding sequence ATGAGTGACGACAAGGCCAACGAAGCCCCCGATGCAGTCGATCCGAAGGAAGCCCCCGACGCAGTCGATCCCAAAGAAGCTATGCGCCAGGCGCTGGAGCGCAAGAAGCAGGGTGCACACGGGCCCGGTGGCCACGGGGATCATCACCGCAACGGTGGGGGCAAGGCCCACGGACCCGCCGCCGGTCGCCGCGAATTCCGACGCAAGGCCGGGGGCTGA
- a CDS encoding alpha/beta hydrolase encodes MRESTITFDSVDGLKIQTYLWEPEGEPRAVVQLQHGLGEHAGRYRRFGEALTDAGFVVYAPDARGSGRTAGGAYGHWGRDGWPGWVEDLNQLNRRIRADRRGLPVALIGHSMGSFASQQYLLNHSAEVDAVVLIGTTEVSGLADMLSGPADLSAFNAGFEHRTGFEWLTRDEAEVDKYCADPECGFETQPFEGIQTLKRAADPDELAKIRADLPVLIVSGDADPIADRGAAPELVGRRYRDAGLTDVEVVIYPEARHELLNETNRDEVTERILGFLARVLG; translated from the coding sequence ATGCGCGAATCCACCATTACGTTCGACTCGGTCGACGGACTCAAGATCCAAACCTACCTGTGGGAGCCCGAGGGGGAGCCCCGGGCCGTTGTCCAGCTGCAGCACGGCCTCGGTGAACATGCCGGGCGCTACCGCCGGTTCGGCGAGGCGCTCACGGATGCAGGTTTTGTTGTGTACGCCCCGGACGCGCGGGGATCGGGCCGGACGGCGGGTGGGGCATACGGGCATTGGGGCCGCGACGGCTGGCCGGGCTGGGTCGAGGATCTGAACCAGCTCAATCGCCGCATCCGGGCCGACCGCAGGGGGCTGCCTGTCGCGCTGATCGGTCACAGCATGGGGTCGTTCGCGAGCCAGCAGTATCTGTTGAACCACTCCGCGGAGGTCGATGCCGTGGTCCTGATCGGGACCACGGAGGTCAGCGGACTCGCCGACATGCTGAGCGGACCGGCTGACCTGAGCGCCTTCAACGCGGGCTTCGAGCACCGCACCGGGTTCGAGTGGCTGACTCGGGACGAGGCCGAGGTCGACAAATATTGCGCCGACCCCGAATGCGGCTTCGAGACCCAGCCGTTCGAGGGCATCCAGACCCTCAAGCGGGCGGCCGATCCGGATGAGCTGGCGAAGATCCGGGCTGACCTGCCCGTGCTGATCGTCTCCGGCGATGCCGATCCGATCGCTGATCGAGGGGCCGCCCCCGAACTCGTCGGGCGGCGGTACCGCGATGCGGGCCTGACCGATGTCGAGGTGGTCATCTATCCCGAGGCCCGCCACGAACTGCTCAACGAGACCAATCGCGATGAGGTCACCGAGCGGATCCTGGGATTCCTGGCCCGGGTTCTGGGCTGA
- a CDS encoding tautomerase family protein, protein MPIAHLHIVDPTPEQRVELLKRASHAYAEVFESPVDRVRVFLHAYPADCAAVGGVPVSEGGTASPFFSLLAMEGRPIDQQQRAVVAFTDLIEEVLGVDRSVIRGMVTEVNPDTWGIAGEPASKVRAAEIAARAEG, encoded by the coding sequence ATGCCCATCGCCCATCTCCACATCGTCGACCCCACCCCCGAGCAGCGGGTGGAGCTGCTGAAGCGGGCGTCGCACGCGTACGCCGAGGTCTTCGAAAGCCCCGTCGACCGCGTTCGAGTCTTTCTGCATGCCTATCCGGCGGACTGCGCCGCCGTGGGCGGGGTGCCGGTCAGCGAGGGCGGCACGGCCTCCCCCTTCTTCAGTCTCCTCGCCATGGAAGGCCGCCCCATCGACCAGCAGCAGCGTGCCGTTGTGGCCTTCACTGACCTGATCGAGGAAGTCCTCGGCGTCGATCGCTCCGTCATCCGGGGCATGGTCACCGAGGTCAATCCCGACACCTGGGGCATCGCCGGCGAACCGGCGTCCAAGGTGCGTGCGGCCGAGATCGCGGCGCGGGCAGAGGGCTGA